A stretch of DNA from Cannabis sativa cultivar Pink pepper isolate KNU-18-1 chromosome X, ASM2916894v1, whole genome shotgun sequence:
ggaataattacataagccactattttttataaaaaaaattatatttttacatttaaaggatttttttttttttttacagttttacagttttccataaaaataacacgaaaacaataagaaaactacacaaaagtaacatcaaaataacaacaaaaaataacatacagataacaacaaattaacaagagtacaacatgaaAAGatcgtattttttgtaaataaaataaaaaaaaaatcgtaaaaatatttaaaatttcgtaatgccgtatttttgtaatttttttattgtttttctgtatttgtgaaataatcccaatATAATATTCCAAAATTCGTGGCCCGGCCCATTAATCGAGCCCCATTGTATTAGTATCTATCAGAAGCCCAAAACCACAAAAATGGCGAACCCCAACCCTCTCCGCCACCTCCTCCTTCGATGGCCGTCGAACGCCGCCGACCTATGCAGTACAAGAGTCTGTAACTCAGGCATTAATAATTGGCGTTCACGCTATTCCACTGCCACACCCGAATCCTTTGCGCAAGACGAAAAGCCCGACGAGAAGAATGATACAAATTGGTTCACTTTGCCCCCGTACACTGACACAGTAAACGGCGCCGCTTTAGGTAAGGAGATCGCCGGCAGGTGGTCGGAATCGAGAAAGGATGCCATTAAAGATTCCAAAACTCAAGAATCAGCCACCGACGTTGCTTCAACGACCGCGCTGAAATGGATTCTCCGGTGCTGCCCCGAGCTTCCGAGAAGCCTTGTTCAGAAGCTCTTTCGACTCAGACAGGTTCGTAAAGCTTCTTACATGGCTCCTCAAGTGTGATCAAGccattatttatgttttttgtgTCGTTGCAGGTTCGAAGAGAATCCTCAAACATAGAAGATTCTGATTCCAGTGCTCAGTTACAAAAACCTCGACTTAAAAGGGTAACTGATCAGAATTTTGATTCATATATCTATTTGATTActgatatgagtttttcatttattattatgttgtaaatatttaaaatcgaTTTGAAGGTGACAGCTAAAGACTCCATGAACTTGGGGGACAGAATATTTCTTCCAGTTACTGTAAAAGAAGTCCCTGTTGAGAAAAAAGAGTTGCATTGCAATGGAGAAGAAGTGAACTTTATCCGTAGTCTTGAGCTATATAAGGTTTTCAAGGACTTAAGTCTGTATTTTACTTGTACTGGTAATTTGGTATATTGTTcataacaaatatttgattcgCTTGTGCTGAATTGGAATTAGGATCCAGCCATTATTGTTGTCAATAAACCTCCGGGAATGCCTGTTCAGGTTAGCTATGTTTTGAAGTTAGTTGTTTTTCGTTTTGATTTTGTAtggtttttttagttttatggTTTGTATATGGTTGGATAGGGTGGTATTGGAATCAAGACAAGTTTAGATGAACTGGCTATTACTTGCTTAAGTTATGACTGCTCAGAATCCCCTCGGCTGGTGAGTTTATTATGAATTTAACATACCATTTGTTTGCTTGAAAAGACTTCATTGTTATAATTATGAAC
This window harbors:
- the LOC115702975 gene encoding RNA pseudouridine synthase 4, mitochondrial; the encoded protein is MANPNPLRHLLLRWPSNAADLCSTRVCNSGINNWRSRYSTATPESFAQDEKPDEKNDTNWFTLPPYTDTVNGAALGKEIAGRWSESRKDAIKDSKTQESATDVASTTALKWILRCCPELPRSLVQKLFRLRQVRRESSNIEDSDSSAQLQKPRLKRVTAKDSMNLGDRIFLPVTVKEVPVEKKELHCNGEEVNFIRSLELYKDPAIIVVNKPPGMPVQGGIGIKTSLDELAITCLSYDCSESPRLVHRLDRDCSGILVMGRTQISATVLHSIFREKTFGASGNDTSNEKRVLERRYWALVIGSPRHPKGLVSAPLGKVVVDNGKSERITVVNNSQSLSSQHAVTKYKVIGSSSQGYTWLELSPLTGRKHQLRVHCAEVLGTPIVGDYKYGWQAHRNLKPLSLSNVESQHEELPKRKNLPFGINMHNGSISEKHPRLHLHCKQMVLPNITQVLQNLGQYSDYDLSQLESLKLDAPMPSYMERSWNITNS